TACCTTTCCAAAAATAAAGTGTTGGACCGCATGGCAAAGCGGTTTGGAACGAAGTTTGGGGCTGACAAGATTGTAGGCGGAGAGACATTCTCCCAGGCAATTCCGTTGATTGAGACACTGAACCATGAGGGGCTGCAGGTGACTGTGGACCATCTTGGCGAATTCGTAAATTCGAAGAAAGAAGCTCGGGAACGTGCTCAGGAATGTATAGAGACCATTCAGGCTATTTCCCACCATCAGTTGAATTCCGAAGTCTCATTAAAGTTGACTTCATTAGGGCTTGATATTGACGAAGAGCTCGTGATGGAAAATATGGAGCAGATTCTCGAGGAAGCGGAGAAGCTGGGAATCACAGTGACGATCGATATGGAGGATTCCTCCAGATGCGAACGAACTCTCGCAATCTATAAAGCTTTAAAGGAAAATTATCCAAATTTAGGTACCGTTATTCAATCGTACCTTTATAAGTCTGAAGAGTATGTGGACGAATTGGATCCGTACCGCCCATACTTACGGCTCGTCAAAGGAGCCTATAAAGAATCAGGCAAAGTCGCCTTTCAGGAAAAACAGAAGGTGGATGAGAACTTAAAAGGCCTGATTAAGAAAAATCTGTTGAACGGTCATTATACGGCGATTGCCAGTCATGATGACGCGATCCTTGATTACACGAAAAGACTGGTCAAGGAGCATGGCATTCCGAACGACCAGTTTGAGTTTCAAATGCTTTACGGCATGCGGAACCAAACGCAGCATGAGCTGTTGAAGGAAGGCTATACCGTTCGTGTCTATCTCCCGTACGGAGAAGACTGGTACGGCTATTTCATGAGACGGTTGGCAGAAAGACCCGCAAACATTGCTTTTGCAGTCAAAGGAATCTTTACGAAATAATTTTTTGAAGGGAGTTTTATTTCTATGGTAACCGCTTACAGACACGAACCATTTACAGACTTTTCTATTGAGGAAAACAAGAAGGCGTTTGAAGATGCACTAAAGCAGGTGAAGGATGAATTAGGTAAAAACCACGATCTGCTGGTCGGCGGGGAGCGCATCCGAACGGATAACCAAATTATTTCCACAAACCCGGCGAATACGAAAGAAGTCGTTGGCTCCGTATCGAAAGCCAATCAGGAAATTGCTGAAAAAGCCGTACAGGCTGCCTCCGATGCATTTGAAAGCTGGAGGAAATGGAATCCGGCAGCTCGCGCTGAAATTCTTTTCCGTGCTGCGAACATTGTACGCCGCAGAAAGCATGAGTTTTCTGCCTATCTCGTATATGAAGTCGGCAAGCCATGGAAGGAAGCAGACGCCGA
This Halobacillus salinarum DNA region includes the following protein-coding sequences:
- a CDS encoding proline dehydrogenase family protein, coding for MILEAISKNFFLYLSKNKVLDRMAKRFGTKFGADKIVGGETFSQAIPLIETLNHEGLQVTVDHLGEFVNSKKEARERAQECIETIQAISHHQLNSEVSLKLTSLGLDIDEELVMENMEQILEEAEKLGITVTIDMEDSSRCERTLAIYKALKENYPNLGTVIQSYLYKSEEYVDELDPYRPYLRLVKGAYKESGKVAFQEKQKVDENLKGLIKKNLLNGHYTAIASHDDAILDYTKRLVKEHGIPNDQFEFQMLYGMRNQTQHELLKEGYTVRVYLPYGEDWYGYFMRRLAERPANIAFAVKGIFTK